Proteins from a genomic interval of Oncorhynchus clarkii lewisi isolate Uvic-CL-2024 chromosome 15, UVic_Ocla_1.0, whole genome shotgun sequence:
- the LOC139366919 gene encoding hepatocyte nuclear factor 4-gamma-like isoform X2, with translation MPAEPGLSQADVVNGNCAICGDKATGKHYGASSCDGCKGFFRRSIRKNHIYSCRFNRQCVVDKDKRNQCRFCRLHQCFRAGMKKEAVQNERDRISSRRSIQDNQDLLPITVLAQAESLSQHINVSSPRGAVDVSEQKSAGVGDVCDSMRQQLLVLVEWAKYIPAFGELPLDDQVSLLRAHAGEHLLLGVAKRSMPYKDFLLLGNGCVIHGSSAEPEIGRVANRVLDAKSLRDPSKIKAMRLQVQMSLEDYINDRQYDSRGRFGELLLLLPTLQSITWQMIEQLQFVKLCGLAKIDNLLQEMMLGGLASESAHLHQPGHTQLAQDPLTGHTLVISAMPATHTSQIASPDTPIPSPPQGP, from the exons ATGCCAGCGGAGCCGGGCCTGTCCCAGGCAGATGTAGTGAACGGTAACTGTGCTATCTGTGGAGACAAAGCTACAGGGAAACACTATGGAGCCTCCAGCTGTGACGGATGTAAAGGTTTCTTCAGACGTTCCATACGCAAGAACCACATCTACTCCtgcag GTTTAACCGTCAGTGTGTGGTGGACAAGGACAAGAGGAACCAGTGTCGGTTCTGCAGGCTCCACCAGTGTTTCAGAGCTGGCATGAAGAAAGAAG cgGTTCAGAATGAAAGAGATCGTATCAGCTCCAGAAGAAGCATTCAGGACAATCAGGATCTCCTACCTATCACTGTTCTTGCCCAGGCGGAGTCCCTGTCTCAAcat aTCAATGTATCCAGTCCCAGGGGTGCAGTAGATGTGTCAGAACAGAAGTCAGCTGGTGTGGGGGATGTCTGTGACTCCATGAGACAACAGCTGCTTGTGTTGGTGGAATGGGCCAAGTACATTCCTGCCTTCGGAGAGCTGCCCCTGGACGACCAG gtgAGTCTGCTCAGAGCTCATGCAGGGGAACACCTTCTACTTGGGGTCGCCAAGAGGTCAATGCCTTATAAGGACTTCCTGCTTCTTG gtaATGGGTGTGTGATCCATGGCAGCAGCGCGGAGCCAGAGATCGGCCGCGTAGCTAACCGTGTTCTAG aTGCCAAGTCTCTGCGTGATCCGTCTAAGATCAAGGCGATGCGTCTGCAGGTCCAGATGAGTCTAGAGGACTATATTAACGACCGTCAGTATGACTCCAGAGGGAGGTTCGGagagctgctgctactgctgcctaCTCTACAGTCCATCACCTGGCAGATGATAGAACAACTGCAGTTTGTTAAACTCTGTGGCCTGGCCAAGATAGACAACCTACTGCAGGAGATGATGCTGGGAG GTCTGGCATCAGAGTCCGCCCACCTGCACCAACCAGGCCACACCCAGTTAGCCCAGGACCCTTtgactggacacacactggtcaTCAGCGCCATGCCTGCTACACACACTTCGCAGATag cgtctccagacactcctatcccatctcctcctcagggTCCATAG
- the LOC139366919 gene encoding hepatocyte nuclear factor 4-gamma-like isoform X1, with the protein MPAEPGLSQADVVNGNCAICGDKATGKHYGASSCDGCKGFFRRSIRKNHIYSCRFNRQCVVDKDKRNQCRFCRLHQCFRAGMKKEAVQNERDRISSRRSIQDNQDLLPITVLAQAESLSQHINVSSPRGAVDVSEQKSAGVGDVCDSMRQQLLVLVEWAKYIPAFGELPLDDQVSLLRAHAGEHLLLGVAKRSMPYKDFLLLGNGCVIHGSSAEPEIGRVANRVLGELVLPFQDIQIDDNEYAALKALVFFDPDAKSLRDPSKIKAMRLQVQMSLEDYINDRQYDSRGRFGELLLLLPTLQSITWQMIEQLQFVKLCGLAKIDNLLQEMMLGGLASESAHLHQPGHTQLAQDPLTGHTLVISAMPATHTSQIASPDTPIPSPPQGP; encoded by the exons ATGCCAGCGGAGCCGGGCCTGTCCCAGGCAGATGTAGTGAACGGTAACTGTGCTATCTGTGGAGACAAAGCTACAGGGAAACACTATGGAGCCTCCAGCTGTGACGGATGTAAAGGTTTCTTCAGACGTTCCATACGCAAGAACCACATCTACTCCtgcag GTTTAACCGTCAGTGTGTGGTGGACAAGGACAAGAGGAACCAGTGTCGGTTCTGCAGGCTCCACCAGTGTTTCAGAGCTGGCATGAAGAAAGAAG cgGTTCAGAATGAAAGAGATCGTATCAGCTCCAGAAGAAGCATTCAGGACAATCAGGATCTCCTACCTATCACTGTTCTTGCCCAGGCGGAGTCCCTGTCTCAAcat aTCAATGTATCCAGTCCCAGGGGTGCAGTAGATGTGTCAGAACAGAAGTCAGCTGGTGTGGGGGATGTCTGTGACTCCATGAGACAACAGCTGCTTGTGTTGGTGGAATGGGCCAAGTACATTCCTGCCTTCGGAGAGCTGCCCCTGGACGACCAG gtgAGTCTGCTCAGAGCTCATGCAGGGGAACACCTTCTACTTGGGGTCGCCAAGAGGTCAATGCCTTATAAGGACTTCCTGCTTCTTG gtaATGGGTGTGTGATCCATGGCAGCAGCGCGGAGCCAGAGATCGGCCGCGTAGCTAACCGTGTTCTAGGTGAGCTGGTCCTGCCCTTCCAGGACATCCAGATAGACGACAATGAGTATGCTGCTCTCAAGGCACTCGTCTTCTTTGACCCCG aTGCCAAGTCTCTGCGTGATCCGTCTAAGATCAAGGCGATGCGTCTGCAGGTCCAGATGAGTCTAGAGGACTATATTAACGACCGTCAGTATGACTCCAGAGGGAGGTTCGGagagctgctgctactgctgcctaCTCTACAGTCCATCACCTGGCAGATGATAGAACAACTGCAGTTTGTTAAACTCTGTGGCCTGGCCAAGATAGACAACCTACTGCAGGAGATGATGCTGGGAG GTCTGGCATCAGAGTCCGCCCACCTGCACCAACCAGGCCACACCCAGTTAGCCCAGGACCCTTtgactggacacacactggtcaTCAGCGCCATGCCTGCTACACACACTTCGCAGATag cgtctccagacactcctatcccatctcctcctcagggTCCATAG